Proteins from a genomic interval of Silvimonas iriomotensis:
- a CDS encoding AzlD domain-containing protein: MMSTLLLILGMAAVTYPVRVSTWLGKGHIPHRLKQALAYVPTAVLTAIVVPTVLIQHDHLSLDWRNAQLVGAIVTGLIVWRTRHLLWGIGGGLVVFGLWQWLF; encoded by the coding sequence CATGGCCGCGGTCACTTATCCGGTGCGTGTCAGTACCTGGCTGGGCAAGGGGCATATTCCGCACCGGCTCAAACAGGCACTGGCGTATGTACCCACCGCCGTACTGACTGCCATTGTCGTGCCAACGGTGTTGATCCAGCACGATCATCTGTCGCTGGACTGGCGCAATGCGCAGCTGGTGGGCGCGATTGTCACGGGCCTGATTGTCTGGCGCACGCGCCATCTGCTGTGGGGTATCGGCGGCGGACTGGTGGTGTTTGGCCTGTGGCAATGGCTGTTCTGA